A stretch of DNA from Nitrospira sp. KM1:
TGCTGAGGTCGAACAATTGCTCCACCATAGTCCAATAAGGGCCGCTTCCATGATGGCGGGAAAAAAATGCGCTGTTGTTCATGGCCCCGCCGCGAACCTCCTGAATACGATGCCTGATCTTCCTCACCCGATCCGGGAATGCTTCCGCCATTCGCTCGAGAAATACCTCTTCGAGGGAGCCCGGCAGCCTCAGGAGTGAGGTCATCGCCTCGACCGCCCCTGCACCCTTGGCTTGATCCAATAGGTCGGGAATATCTTCGTCGTTCAGCCCGGGAATAATCGGAGCGATGGAGATTCCGGTCGAGATCCCCGCCGCGGCCATCGACCTCATGACCTCGAATCGTTTTCGCGTAGAGGCCACATGCGGCTCGACCTGGCGCGCCACTGTATCATCGGCGAAGGGAATACTGAAGTAAACCCGGAGCCATGCCTCGCCATCCAGTTGTTGCAACACATCGAGGTCTCGGAGCACCAACGAGCCCTTGGTAATAATGGCAACCGGGTTCCGGTATTCCGCACAGATCTCCAAACATTGACGGGTGATTCCGAGCGAGGCCTCGATCGGTTGATAGCAATCGGTATTACCCGAGAACACGATCAAGTCCCCTTTCCATGACGGCTTGTCGAAGAGCCGGCGGAGCAACTGAGGGGCGTCGCGCTTGATGACGATCTTGGATTCGAAATCCGTCCCCGCGCCGAATCCCCAATATTCGTGCGACGGTCTGGCATAGCAATAGGCGCAGGCATGGAAACAGCCGCGGTACGGGTTCAAGCTCCAGCGAAACGGCAAATCCGGACTTTCGTTCTTGCTGAGAATTTCTCTTGTGGCGTCCTCGTAGAGCTGAAGCCGGACATGAGGGGCAGGTTCCAACAAATCCCGATGCTGAGATTCAAAGGGATTCGGAGGATTGTCTATGGTGCGCATGGCGCATCGTCTCTTCTCGGAGCACGCCTTGTCAACCTCGCATGCCCTTGGCGTTGATTGACTCCGATACACCTCGATGCTAGATTCCTGCCGCTCATTTCACGGGGAATTGTATGCACGATTTGCGAGCGCTCAGGGACAATCTGGATGCGATTCGGGAACGGCTCGGGCCGCGCGCAGCCGATGTCGGATGGGATGTGCTCCGCAAGCTCATCGAAGAACGCCGCGCCCTAACCGCCCAGGTGGAGCAATGGCGGCATGAACTCAAGAAAGGCTCCGAAGAAGTCGCGAGATTGAAGAGAGAGAAACATCCGGCCGACGACGCCGTCGCTGCGATGAAAGCCGTCGGCGAGCGCATCACGCAGGGAGAGTCGGAGCTTCGCGATGTGGAGAGCCGTCTCAACGACACCGCGCTCCGTATTCCCAATCTCCCTCACACCAGCGTGCCGGCAGGGCGGGATGCGTCCGACAATGTGGAAGTCCGTCGGATCGGAACCCTTCCCTCACTGAGCAGTCCCGCAAAGAGCCATTGGGAACTCGGCGAGACTTTGGGCATCCTGGATTTTGACCGGGCCGCGAAAATCGCCGGCGCGCGATTTGCGGTGCTGACCGGCGCCGGGGCGCGACTTGAGCGTGCGCTCATCAACCTCATGCTCGATACGCATACGGGTCGGCACGGATATCGGGAGGTCATCCCTCCCTTTCTTGCCAATCGTCAGACCATGACCGGGACCGGACAGCTTCCCAAATTCGAAGAGGATCTGTTTCGACTCCGCGACGAAGAGTTTTTTCTGATTCCAACGGCTGAAGTTCCGCTGACCAATCTCCACCGCGAAGAAACGCTTGCCGAGGATTCGCTTCCGATCCGCTATACGGCCTATACGCCCTGTTTCCGCCGCGAAGCCGGATCGTATGGCAAAGACACCAAAGGTCTGATCCGCCTGCATCAGTTCAATAAAGTCGAACTGGTGGCATTTACCAAGCCTGACCAGTCGTATGATGAATTGGAACGGCTGACCGGGCACGCCGAGACGATATTGCAGAAGCTGGAGCTTCCGTATCGCGTGGTCACTCTGTGCACCGGAGACATTGGATTCTCCGCCGCGAAGACATACGATATTGAAGTCTGGCTGCCGTCGCAGAAACAGTACCGTGAGATTTCATCCTGCAGCAATTTTGAGGCGTTTCAGGCAAGACGCGCGGGCATCCGTTTCAAAGCCGCCGGAAACAAAAAGGATTCGAAGACAGACTTTGTTCACACGCTGAATGGATCCGGACTCGCCGTCGGCAGAACCGTCGTCGCCATCCTGGAGAACTATCAGCAACCGGACGGTTCAATCTTGATACCCGATGCATTACGACCGTATATGGATGGGATGGAGCGGATTGTTGCTGAGGGGTGATCGCCGGCGTCTGTCAACAAGGCCTACGGCTATTCTGAAAAGACACGACAGCCGAACATGTCGGCAATTGTTCCGACGTTCAGAGGATACGCGACTCTATAATTGTTAATATGATCGGGAAATATCACGGAGGGGTGACGGAGCGGCCGAACGTGCCGGTCTTGAAAACAGATTTAGACCCTCAAGAACCTCCGAAAACCGCATAAACAGCGGCTTCTGATTGGACAGGATGGGTCATCTGTGGCTCATCCTGTTCTCATTTCCGCGCCCCAAGTGGACCCCGCTAACGACGTACATTCTTACCTGCTGATCCTACCTTCCCTACCTCTCTTCCTCTAACTCCGATGCCGCTCTCTTACAACCGGCACACCCCCCCACCGGCATTGGCAATCGGTCCCATTTGGGGTTTGCCCCACCAGGGCAAAAATGGCCACGGAACCGCTTACAAACGGGATTCCCCCTAATTTCAACCCACGAACGCGCTACAGACCAGGAGTCCATGCAGACCGGTAGGAGCGGAGAGTCCAGCCCATGTGTCTGTTCGGGCAGGTCCGCTAATCCTGGAATGCTAGTCCGAGTTTGAACTATTTAGCACTTCTTGAGCTGCCCGGTTAGCTCATCAATACATTTGTGATGCCCTGGAATGTGGCCATGCGGAAAGTGCGATTTTTTCTCCACCTTGGACAAATCCAGATTTGTCGCCTTCGTTGCAACGTACGCCCAGATTTCTGCAAGGTCGGCTTCCGCCGTGTCCGTAAGACGAAGGGTCAGGGTTTGGCTAATAATTTCCTCCCTCGCGCCATAATTTTTCTCGGATCAAAGTCGGTGACGCGCCCAGCGGCAAGATCCGCCACGAGACACGTCTCTTGACA
This window harbors:
- a CDS encoding PA0069 family radical SAM protein; the encoded protein is MRTIDNPPNPFESQHRDLLEPAPHVRLQLYEDATREILSKNESPDLPFRWSLNPYRGCFHACAYCYARPSHEYWGFGAGTDFESKIVIKRDAPQLLRRLFDKPSWKGDLIVFSGNTDCYQPIEASLGITRQCLEICAEYRNPVAIITKGSLVLRDLDVLQQLDGEAWLRVYFSIPFADDTVARQVEPHVASTRKRFEVMRSMAAAGISTGISIAPIIPGLNDEDIPDLLDQAKGAGAVEAMTSLLRLPGSLEEVFLERMAEAFPDRVRKIRHRIQEVRGGAMNNSAFFSRHHGSGPYWTMVEQLFDLSSRKAGFRASKDGEVPRTFRRPATGQTTLF
- the serS gene encoding serine--tRNA ligase, which produces MHDLRALRDNLDAIRERLGPRAADVGWDVLRKLIEERRALTAQVEQWRHELKKGSEEVARLKREKHPADDAVAAMKAVGERITQGESELRDVESRLNDTALRIPNLPHTSVPAGRDASDNVEVRRIGTLPSLSSPAKSHWELGETLGILDFDRAAKIAGARFAVLTGAGARLERALINLMLDTHTGRHGYREVIPPFLANRQTMTGTGQLPKFEEDLFRLRDEEFFLIPTAEVPLTNLHREETLAEDSLPIRYTAYTPCFRREAGSYGKDTKGLIRLHQFNKVELVAFTKPDQSYDELERLTGHAETILQKLELPYRVVTLCTGDIGFSAAKTYDIEVWLPSQKQYREISSCSNFEAFQARRAGIRFKAAGNKKDSKTDFVHTLNGSGLAVGRTVVAILENYQQPDGSILIPDALRPYMDGMERIVAEG